A single Uloborus diversus isolate 005 chromosome 7, Udiv.v.3.1, whole genome shotgun sequence DNA region contains:
- the LOC129226961 gene encoding sperm acrosomal protein FSA-ACR.1-like, whose protein sequence is MEVPQPGQSEEAFHSAQTSGEADHSTHTPGEADHSTHTPGEAAHSAQTSEEAAHSAQTLEEAAHSAQTSGEAAHSVQTSGEAAYSAQPSGEAAYSAQPSGEAAYSAQPSGETAYSAQPSGEAAHSAQPSGEAAYSAQPSGEADYSAQPSGQAAYSAQPSGEAAHQCPKIRRICLQCQVIRRTTSHR, encoded by the coding sequence ATGGAAGTCCCACAGCCTGGGCAATCAGAAGAAGCTTTCCACAGTGCCCAAACATCAGGAGAAGCTGACCACAGTACCCACACACCAGGAGAAGCTGACCACAGTACCCACACACCAGGAGAAGCTGCCCACAGTGCCCAAACATCAGAAGAAGCTGCTCACAGTGCCCAAACATTAGAAGAAGCTGCCCACAGTGCCCAAACGTCAGGAGAAGCTGCCCACAGTGTCCAGACATCAGGAGAAGCTGCCTACAGTGCCCAACCATCAGGAGAAGCTGCCTACAGTGCCCAACCATCAGGAGAAGCTGCCTATAGTGCCCAACCATCAGGAGAAACTGCCTACAGTGCCCAACCATCAGGAGAAGCTGCCCACAGTGCCCAACCATCAGGAGAAGCTGCCTACAGTGCCCAACCATCAGGAGAAGCTGACTACAGTGCCCAACCATCAGGACAAGCTGCCTACAGTGCCCAACCATCAGGAGAAGCTGCACACCAGTGCCCAAAAATCAGGAGAATCTGTCTACAGTGTCAAGTAATCCGGAGAACGACCAGTCATAGATGA